From the genome of Pantoea alfalfae, one region includes:
- a CDS encoding Bcr/CflA family multidrug efflux MFS transporter has protein sequence MRKEKNSPTGLVVILGLLAMLMPLSIDMYLPAMPQIAREFGVSAGSVQMSLNLYILGFAIGQLIYGPLADSYGRKPVIALGTLIFACAAAACALSQSIDQLILMRFLHGLSAAAASVVINALMRDSYSKEDFSRMMSFVMLITTIAPLLAPIIGGWLLVLWSWHAIFWALAGAALVTTVLVTTQIRETLKPEQRQRFHLRTTLGNFVTLFRHKRAFSYMLASGFSFAGLFTFLNAGPFVYIELNHVSPQNFGYYFGLNVVFLFLLTLINSRAVRRFGPVAMFRLGLLIQFCMGIWLLIVSAFSLGFLPLVMGIALFIGCVSMVSSNAMAVILDEFPHMAGTASSLAGTLRFGVGAFVGALLSLVSFNSAWPMVGTIALCATISLLLFFYASRSRPAAR, from the coding sequence GTGCGTAAGGAAAAGAATTCACCAACAGGACTGGTGGTTATCCTTGGTTTGTTAGCCATGCTGATGCCATTGTCGATCGACATGTATCTGCCTGCGATGCCCCAGATAGCAAGAGAATTTGGCGTTTCAGCCGGTAGCGTGCAGATGTCGCTCAACCTCTATATTCTTGGCTTCGCGATTGGCCAGCTTATTTATGGGCCACTGGCAGACAGCTATGGGCGCAAGCCAGTGATTGCACTCGGGACTCTGATCTTTGCCTGTGCCGCCGCGGCCTGTGCGCTGTCGCAGAGTATCGACCAGCTGATTCTGATGCGCTTCCTTCACGGGCTGTCGGCTGCCGCAGCCAGTGTGGTGATCAATGCCTTGATGCGTGACAGTTACTCGAAAGAGGACTTCTCCCGCATGATGTCCTTTGTGATGCTGATTACCACCATTGCGCCGCTGCTGGCTCCGATCATCGGCGGCTGGCTGCTGGTGCTCTGGAGCTGGCACGCTATCTTTTGGGCGCTCGCGGGTGCGGCACTGGTGACGACCGTGTTGGTGACCACGCAGATCCGCGAAACCCTGAAGCCGGAGCAGCGACAGCGGTTTCACCTGCGCACTACGCTGGGTAATTTCGTGACGCTGTTCCGCCACAAGCGGGCGTTCAGTTACATGCTGGCGAGCGGCTTCTCCTTTGCCGGACTCTTTACCTTTCTCAATGCCGGTCCCTTTGTCTACATCGAGCTTAATCACGTCTCACCGCAAAACTTTGGCTACTATTTTGGCCTCAACGTGGTGTTTCTGTTTCTGCTGACGCTGATTAACAGCCGCGCCGTACGCCGCTTTGGTCCGGTGGCGATGTTCCGTCTGGGCCTGCTGATACAATTCTGCATGGGGATCTGGCTGCTGATTGTCAGCGCCTTCAGCCTCGGCTTCCTGCCGCTGGTGATGGGGATCGCGCTGTTTATCGGTTGCGTGTCGATGGTCTCATCGAATGCGATGGCGGTGATTCTGGATGAGTTTCCCCACATGGCGGGTACGGCCTCGTCCCTGGCGGGTACGCTGCGTTTTGGCGTTGGTGCTTTTGTGGGGGCGTTGCTGTCGCTGGTAAGTTTTAACAGCGCCTGGCCGATGGTCGGTACTATCGCGCTCTGCGCAACAATCTCTCTGCTGCTCTTTTTCTACGCTTCACGTTCCCGCCCTGCGGCCCGTTAA
- the rsuA gene encoding 16S rRNA pseudouridine(516) synthase RsuA — translation MRLDKFISQQLEISRAIAHREIRGQRVTVNGEVVRDTAFKLLPDHEVAYDGNVLQMLTGPRYFMLNKPQGYVCSTDDPDHPTILYFIEEPMSFKLHAAGRLDIDTTGLVLLTDDGQWSHRITSPRHHCEKTYRVTLESPLGDDTAAQFTAGVQLHNEKSLTKPAQLEVITPTDVRLTLSEGRYHQVKRMFAAVGNRVIELHRERIGDIALDDDLEPGEYRALTEDEIASIGLPKELKAK, via the coding sequence ATGCGACTCGACAAATTCATCTCTCAGCAACTGGAAATCAGCCGCGCTATCGCTCATCGCGAGATCCGTGGCCAGCGTGTCACCGTCAACGGTGAAGTGGTGCGCGATACCGCGTTTAAACTGCTGCCCGATCACGAAGTCGCCTACGACGGCAACGTGCTGCAGATGCTCACCGGCCCACGCTACTTTATGCTGAACAAACCGCAGGGCTACGTCTGCTCAACCGACGATCCCGATCATCCGACTATCCTCTATTTCATCGAAGAGCCAATGTCATTCAAACTGCACGCGGCAGGGCGTCTTGATATTGACACCACCGGGCTGGTGCTGCTGACAGATGATGGCCAGTGGTCACACCGCATTACTTCGCCACGTCATCACTGCGAGAAAACCTATCGCGTCACCCTGGAATCGCCGCTCGGTGACGACACGGCCGCGCAGTTTACCGCGGGCGTGCAGCTCCACAATGAGAAGAGCCTGACGAAACCGGCACAGCTGGAGGTGATTACCCCCACAGACGTGCGGCTGACCCTGAGCGAAGGCCGTTATCACCAGGTGAAACGGATGTTTGCCGCCGTCGGTAACCGGGTCATTGAGCTGCATCGCGAACGTATCGGTGACATTGCGCTGGACGACGATCTGGAGCCGGGCGAATACCGGGCGCTGACGGAAGACGAGATCGCCAGCATCGGTCTGCCAAAAGAGCTGAAGGCAAAATAA